Proteins co-encoded in one Medicago truncatula cultivar Jemalong A17 chromosome 8, MtrunA17r5.0-ANR, whole genome shotgun sequence genomic window:
- the LOC11433479 gene encoding thioredoxin H-type — MGNCVAKSQSQTKDDDSVQHVEFASGNVQLITTKESWNQTLEQARGDRKIVIANFSARWCSPCKIIAPYYCELSEKYPSIMFLVIDVDELTDFSTSWDIKATPTFFFLRDGQEIDKLVGANKPELEKKIAAVNLVPRYQ; from the exons ATGGGGAATTGTGTGGCTAAG TCTCAGTCCCAAACAAAAGATGATGATTCTGTTCAGCATGTGGAATTTGCTTCTGGAAATGTGCAACTTATTACTACCAAAGAATCTTGGAACCAAACGCTAGAACAAGCAAGGGGAGATagaaaaatt GTCATTGCAAATTTCAGCGCAAGGTGGTGTAGTCCTTGTAAGATAATTGCACCGTATTATTGCGAGTTATCAGAGAAATACCCATCAATTATGTTCTTGGTAATTGATGTGGATGAACTAACT GATTTCAGCACATCCTGGGACATTAAAGCCACACCAACTTTCTTCTTTCTTAGAGATGGACAAGAGATTGACAAACTGGTAGGAGCCAACAAACCAGAGCTGGAGAAGAAGATTGCTGCAGTTAATTTAGTTCCCCGTTATCAATAG
- the LOC11432397 gene encoding subtilisin-like protease SBT4.8: MLNIVLLLSVSLVLTSIISSAYGAIESGDESNKLHIVYMGSLRKGASYSPTSHHLNLLQQVIDGSDIENHLVRSYKRSFNGFAAVLNDQQREKLSNMRGVVSVFPSREYHLQTTRSWDFLGLPQSIKRSQTAESDLVIGVIDSGIWPESESFNDKGLGSISKKWRGVCAGGVNFTCNNKVIGARFYGIGDDSARDANGHGTHTSSTAGGSEVKGVSFYGLAKGTARGGAPSSRIAAYKTCNNLGMCSDDAILSAFDDAIADGVDVITVSMGKPQAYEFVDDAFAIGSFHAMENGILTVQAAGNDGPNPSTVKSIAPWVFSVAATTIDRQFIDKLILGNGKTVIGSSINIVPSNGTKFPIAVHNAQACPAGANASPEKCDCIDKNMVKGKFVLCGVSGREGLAYANGAIGSINNVTETEFDIPSITQRPSLNLEPKDFVHVQSYTNSTKYPVAELLKTEIFHDTNAPKIIYFSSRGPNPMVPEIMKPDISAPGVNILAAYPPMGTPKYNLLSGTSMSCPHVAGVVAYVRSFHPDWSPAAIKSAIMTTAEPVKGTYDDLVGEFAYGSGNVNPQQAVHPGLVYDISKEDYVQMLCNYGYDAKKIKQISGDNLSCHVTSKRSLVKDINYPSMVIPVRSYHKRFNVNIHRTVTNVGFFNSTYKATLIHHDPKIKISVKPKLLTFRSLHEKKSFAVTVIGGAKLNQTMFSSSLIWSDGIHNVKSPIIVQLLPLYS, from the exons ATgcttaatattgttttattattgtcTGTGTCTTTAGTTTTGACATCAATAATTTCTTCAGCATATGGTGCCATTGAAAGTGGTGATGAAAGCAATAAACTTCACATTGTGTATATGGGTTCACTTCGTAAGGGAGCATCATATTCTCCAACCTCTCACCATCTAAACTTGCTGCAACAAGTTATTGATGGTAGTGATATAGAAAATCATTTAGTTCGAAGTTACAAGAGAAGTTTCAATGGTTTTGCCGCAGTACTCAATGATCAACAAAGAGAAAAGCTTTCTAACATGCGAGGTGTGGTATCAGTTTTTCCAAGCCGAGAGTATCATCTTCAAACCACAAGGTCATGGGACTTCCTTGGATTACCTCAATCAATCAAAAGATCTCAAACCGCTGAGAGTGATTTGGTGATTGGAGTCATAGATAGCGGAATTTGGCCAGAGTCTGAAAGTTTCAATGATAAAG GTCTTGGTTCTATTTCAAAAAAGTGGAGGGGGGTTTGTGCAGGCGGTGTTAACTTCACTTGCAATAATAAGGTCATTGGAGCACGCTTTTACGGCATCGGAGATGATAGTGCAAGAGACGCAAATGGTCATGGAACCCACACATCATCGACAGCCGGCGGAAGTGAGGTGAAGGGTGTAAGCTTTTATGGTCTTGCAAAAGGCACTGCAAGAGGTGGAGCACCATCTTCAAGAATTGCTGCATACAAAACCTGCAACAATCTAGGTATGTGCTCTGATGATGCTATTTTATCTGCATTCGATGATGCCATTGCTGATGGAGTTGATGTCATCACTGTCTCTATGGGTAAACCACAAGCTTATGAGTTTGTGGATGATGCTTTTGCCATTGGTTCTTTTCATGCCATGGAGAATGGAATACTGACAGTGCAGGCTGCAGGAAATGATGGTCCAAATCCAAGTACTGTGAAAAGTATAGCACCTTGGGTATTTAGTGTTGCTGCCACTACCATAGATCGTCAATTCATTGATAAGCTAATTCTTGGAAATGGAAAGACTGTTATTGGTAGTTCAATTAACATTGTCCCATCAAATGGTACCAAATTTCCAATAGCTGTGCATAATGCTCAAGCTTGTCCAGCTGGAGCAAATGCATCCCCTGAAAAGTGTGATTGCATAGACAAAAATATGGTGAAGGGTAAGTTTGTTTTGTGTGGAGTATCAGGGCGTGAAGGATTGGCTTATGCAAATGGAGCAATTGGTTCAATCAATAATGTTACAGAAACTGAATTTGATATTCCTTCAATCACTCAAAGGCCTTCACTTAACTTGGAACCAAAAGACTTTGTTCATGTCCAGTCCTACACAAATTCCACTAAATACCCTGTAGCTGAACTTTTAAAGACTGAGATTTTCCATGACACCAATGCtcctaaaattatttatttctcttctcGTGGCCCAAATCCTATGGTTCCTGAAATTATGAAACCAGATATAAGTGCTCCAGGAGTTAATATCTTGGCTGCATATCCACCTATGGGGACACCAAAATACAACCTATTATCTGGAACCTCGATGTCATGTCCCCACGTTGCTGGAGTTGTTGCATATGTGAGATCATTTCATCCAGATTGGTCACCTGCAGCTATCAAATCTGCCATCATGACCACTGCGGAACCAGTGAAAGGTACTTATGATGATTTGGTGGGTGAGTTTGCTTATGGATCTGGGAATGTCAACCCACAACAAGCTGTTCATCCTGGACTTGTTTATGACATCAGCAAAGAAGATTATGTACAAATGCTTTGCAATTATGGTTATGAtgccaaaaaaatcaaacagaTTAGTGGAGATAATTTAAGTTGCCACGTAACATCCAAAAGGTCCTTGGTGAAAGATATTAACTATCCATCAATGGTGATTCCTGTTAGGTCTTATCACAAGCGTTTCAATGTCAATATTCATAGAACAGTTACGAATGTTGGCTTTTTCAACTCAACCTACAAGGCAACTCTTATCCATCATGatccaaaaatcaaaattagtgTGAAACCAAAACTTCTTACATTCAGATCATTACATGAGAAAAAATCTTTTGCTGTCACTGTCATTGGAGGAgcaaaattaaatcaaacaatGTTTTCCTCATCGCTTATTTGGTCTGACGGTATCCACAATGTTAAGAGTCCAATTATTGTACAACTACTTCCTCTATATAGTTGA
- the LOC11435395 gene encoding mannan endo-1,4-beta-mannosidase 6 isoform X2 — protein sequence MATTQRQINSSTAFDDTEYEDWESNIHIPNSILTYGSEMEEAEWQMVQKKGNQFVVNDQPFYVNGFNTYWLMVFAADESTRGRVTQVFKHASSVGMTVCRTWAFNDGQWRALQKSPSLYDEVVFKALDFVVSEAKKYRIRLILSLVNNWEAYGGKAQYVKWGNAAGLNLTSDDDFFSHPTLRGYYKDHVKTVLNRVNTLTNITYKEDPTIFAWELMNEPRCTSDSLGDTLQEWIKEMAFYVKSIDPKHLLEIGLEGFYGPSTPQRFQFNPNSYAQQVGTDFIRNHQVLGVDFASAHIYPDSWISQSVADSHIPFVKSWMEAHIDDAEKYLGMPVVFGEFGVSAKDPGYNSTYRDTLINTVYKTILNSTKKGGSGAGSLLWQFFPDGTDYMDDGYAIVLSKAPSTSSMISLQSTRLALFNSLCSERCHWGCKKKKVLQNVLYEDEE from the exons ATGGCCACAACACAGAGACAAATAAACAG CTCAACTGCATTTGATGACACTgaatatgaagattgggaaagCAATATTCATATACCAAATTCCATCTTAACTTATGG GAGTGAAATGGAGGAAGCTGAATGGCAGATGGTGCAAAAGAAAGGAAACCAATTTGTAGTGAATGACCAACCTTTCTATGTAAATGGATTCAACACTTATTGGTTGATGGTATTTGCTGCGGACGAGTCGACAAGAGGAAGGGTCACTCAGGTGTTCAAACATGCATCCTCAGTTGGCATGACAGTTTGTAGGACTTGGGCGTTTAATGATGGCCAATGGAGAGCCCTTCAGAAATCTCCATCACTTTATGATGAAGTAGTATTCAAAGCCCTGGATTTTGTGGTGAGTGAAGCAAAGAAATACAGAATCAGACTCATATTATCATTGGTTAACAATTGGGAGGCATATGGTGGAAAAGCACAATATGTCAAGTGGGGTAATGCTGCTGGCCTTAACTTGACCTCTGATGATGACTTTTTCTCACATCCAACTCTCAGAGGCTACTACAAGGACCATGTCAAG ACTGTGCTCAATAGAGTTAACACACTCACAAATATTACTTATAAGGAAGATCCAACAATTTTTGCTTGGGAGCTAATGAATGAGCCTCGATGCACCTCTGACTCCTTGGGTGATACGTTACAG GAATGGATAAAAGAGATGGCATTCTATGTTAAGAGCATTGATCCGAAACACCTACTGGAGATTGGCCTAGAAGGATTTTATGGCCCCTCAACACCTCAGAGATTTCAGTTCAACCCAAATTCATATGCTCAACAGGTTGGAACTGATTTTATCAGAAACCACCAGGTTCTAGGTGTCGACTTTGCTTCTGCTCATATATATCCAGACTCTTG GATTTCACAATCAGTTGCTGATAGCCATATCCCATTTGTGAAGTCTTGGATGGAAGCCCACATAGATGATGCTGAAAAGTATCTTGGAATGCCGGTTGTTTTTGGTGAGTTTGGTGTATCTGCAAAAGATCCTGGTTATAATTCAACATATAGAGATACACTTATAAATACTGTGTACAAGACAATTCTAAACTCTACAAAGAAAGGAGGTAGTGGGGCTGGAAGCCTTTTGTGGCAGTTCTTTCCTGATGGAACAGATTACATGGATGATGGTTATGCAATTGTTCTCTCAAAAGCTCCTTCTACTTCAAGCATGATATCCCTTCAATCCACAAGGCTTGCTCTATTCAACTCCCTCTGCTCTGAGAGATGCCACTGGGGTTGTAAGAAGAAAAAGGTGTTGCAAAATGTACTCTATGAGGATGaggagtag
- the LOC11435395 gene encoding mannan endo-1,4-beta-mannosidase 6 isoform X1 has product MEAIFKRFQLCVISFLIFLTIFTQTCSSTAFDDTEYEDWESNIHIPNSILTYGSEMEEAEWQMVQKKGNQFVVNDQPFYVNGFNTYWLMVFAADESTRGRVTQVFKHASSVGMTVCRTWAFNDGQWRALQKSPSLYDEVVFKALDFVVSEAKKYRIRLILSLVNNWEAYGGKAQYVKWGNAAGLNLTSDDDFFSHPTLRGYYKDHVKTVLNRVNTLTNITYKEDPTIFAWELMNEPRCTSDSLGDTLQEWIKEMAFYVKSIDPKHLLEIGLEGFYGPSTPQRFQFNPNSYAQQVGTDFIRNHQVLGVDFASAHIYPDSWISQSVADSHIPFVKSWMEAHIDDAEKYLGMPVVFGEFGVSAKDPGYNSTYRDTLINTVYKTILNSTKKGGSGAGSLLWQFFPDGTDYMDDGYAIVLSKAPSTSSMISLQSTRLALFNSLCSERCHWGCKKKKVLQNVLYEDEE; this is encoded by the exons ATGGAAGCAATATTCAAGAGATTTCAATTATGTGTTATTTCCTTTctcatttttctcactatttttacTCAAACCTGCAGCTCAACTGCATTTGATGACACTgaatatgaagattgggaaagCAATATTCATATACCAAATTCCATCTTAACTTATGG GAGTGAAATGGAGGAAGCTGAATGGCAGATGGTGCAAAAGAAAGGAAACCAATTTGTAGTGAATGACCAACCTTTCTATGTAAATGGATTCAACACTTATTGGTTGATGGTATTTGCTGCGGACGAGTCGACAAGAGGAAGGGTCACTCAGGTGTTCAAACATGCATCCTCAGTTGGCATGACAGTTTGTAGGACTTGGGCGTTTAATGATGGCCAATGGAGAGCCCTTCAGAAATCTCCATCACTTTATGATGAAGTAGTATTCAAAGCCCTGGATTTTGTGGTGAGTGAAGCAAAGAAATACAGAATCAGACTCATATTATCATTGGTTAACAATTGGGAGGCATATGGTGGAAAAGCACAATATGTCAAGTGGGGTAATGCTGCTGGCCTTAACTTGACCTCTGATGATGACTTTTTCTCACATCCAACTCTCAGAGGCTACTACAAGGACCATGTCAAG ACTGTGCTCAATAGAGTTAACACACTCACAAATATTACTTATAAGGAAGATCCAACAATTTTTGCTTGGGAGCTAATGAATGAGCCTCGATGCACCTCTGACTCCTTGGGTGATACGTTACAG GAATGGATAAAAGAGATGGCATTCTATGTTAAGAGCATTGATCCGAAACACCTACTGGAGATTGGCCTAGAAGGATTTTATGGCCCCTCAACACCTCAGAGATTTCAGTTCAACCCAAATTCATATGCTCAACAGGTTGGAACTGATTTTATCAGAAACCACCAGGTTCTAGGTGTCGACTTTGCTTCTGCTCATATATATCCAGACTCTTG GATTTCACAATCAGTTGCTGATAGCCATATCCCATTTGTGAAGTCTTGGATGGAAGCCCACATAGATGATGCTGAAAAGTATCTTGGAATGCCGGTTGTTTTTGGTGAGTTTGGTGTATCTGCAAAAGATCCTGGTTATAATTCAACATATAGAGATACACTTATAAATACTGTGTACAAGACAATTCTAAACTCTACAAAGAAAGGAGGTAGTGGGGCTGGAAGCCTTTTGTGGCAGTTCTTTCCTGATGGAACAGATTACATGGATGATGGTTATGCAATTGTTCTCTCAAAAGCTCCTTCTACTTCAAGCATGATATCCCTTCAATCCACAAGGCTTGCTCTATTCAACTCCCTCTGCTCTGAGAGATGCCACTGGGGTTGTAAGAAGAAAAAGGTGTTGCAAAATGTACTCTATGAGGATGaggagtag